In one window of Juglans regia cultivar Chandler chromosome 3, Walnut 2.0, whole genome shotgun sequence DNA:
- the LOC109011925 gene encoding dirigent protein 22-like, with the protein MAETFQKVTPIFVLILFTIFTLAIIPATAEKNHRFSRTLSPAKLGLKREKLSHLHFYFHDIVAGRNPTAVRVAEALMTNTSSTFFGAVVMIDDPLTMRPEPNSRMVGRAQGLYASASQTELGLLMVLNFAFMEGKYNGSTLSVLGRNTVFSPVREFPIIGGSGLFRFARGYAHARTHVFNLTSGDAVVEYNVYVFHY; encoded by the coding sequence ATGGCCGAAACCTTTCAAAAAGTGACTCCCATCTTCGTCCTCATTCTCTTCACTATTTTCACCCTCGCAATAATCCCGGCCACTGCAGAAAAGAACCATCGCTTCTCAAGAACATTATCTCCTGCAAAACTTGGACTCAAGCGAGAGAAACTAAGCCACCTCCACTTCTACTTCCACGACATCGTCGCCGGACGAAACCCCACGGCCGTCAGAGTTGCCGAGGCCCTCATGACGAACACGTCGTCGACGTTTTTTGGTGCCGTGGTGATGATCGATGACCCCTTGACCATGCGGCCGGAGCCAAACTCCAGAATGGTGGGAAGAGCGCAAGGATTATATGCATCTGCTTCACAAACTGAGTTGGGCTTATTAATGGTGCTGAACTTTGCTTTCATGGAAGGGAAGTATAATGGCAGTACTCTCAGCGTATTGGGGCGGAACACTGTGTTCTCGCCCGTGAGGGAGTTTCCGATCATTGGTGGAAGCGGGCTTTTCCGGTTCGCACGTGGGTATGCTCATGCCAGAACTCACGTGTTTAACCTCACAAGTGGGGATGCTGTTGTGGAGTATAATGTCTACGTCTTCCATTATTga